The following proteins are encoded in a genomic region of Tenacibaculum sp. 190524A05c:
- a CDS encoding nucleotidyltransferase family protein: MTYKDTLFFVGKCLTINHEDHNKIIVENLLQQQTVDWDNVVKVSTSHYVFPALYCNLKRANFLHYLPEDLVGYMKHITDLNRERNEQIVEQAKEINDILLNNNITPIFLKGTGNLLEGLYDDIGERMLGDIDFIVEKHLFKKSIKVLKNYGYSRVVQHDNHFPSEKHYPRLQKEDQIGAIEIHYEMTTGEHSRLFNYNTVKTSFKVKNNISTLSYNDQLKLTIIAKQINDNGMFYHDISLRNAYDVFLLSQKTNSRESLTPLPNRLKIPLNNFLAVSNIVLNSNSILFIKNEHSENYLNKFNELLNNKKSRKKHNKKTTEKILFKKRLNVILKAFFKKDYTIWLFKRFIKGRTK, translated from the coding sequence ATGACCTATAAGGACACTTTATTTTTTGTTGGAAAATGTCTTACTATTAATCATGAAGATCATAATAAAATTATAGTTGAAAACTTACTTCAACAACAAACCGTAGATTGGGATAATGTTGTAAAAGTAAGCACAAGTCATTATGTGTTTCCTGCCCTGTACTGCAACTTAAAAAGAGCAAACTTTCTACACTATTTACCTGAAGATTTAGTTGGTTACATGAAACATATTACAGATTTAAATCGTGAACGTAATGAGCAAATTGTCGAACAGGCGAAAGAAATAAATGATATTCTATTAAATAATAATATTACTCCAATCTTTTTAAAAGGAACAGGAAATTTACTAGAAGGATTATATGATGATATTGGAGAAAGAATGCTTGGTGATATTGATTTTATAGTAGAAAAACATCTCTTTAAAAAAAGTATTAAAGTTTTAAAAAATTATGGCTATTCTCGAGTAGTTCAGCATGATAATCACTTTCCTTCTGAAAAACATTATCCGAGACTTCAAAAAGAAGACCAAATTGGCGCGATAGAGATTCATTACGAGATGACAACTGGTGAACACTCTCGATTATTTAATTACAATACTGTTAAAACTAGTTTCAAAGTTAAAAACAATATTTCTACTTTAAGTTATAATGATCAATTAAAACTAACCATAATTGCCAAGCAAATAAATGATAATGGGATGTTTTACCATGATATTTCTTTAAGAAATGCATATGACGTCTTTTTATTATCTCAAAAAACTAATAGTAGGGAAAGCTTAACTCCACTCCCAAATAGACTAAAAATTCCTTTAAATAATTTTTTAGCCGTTTCGAATATAGTGTTAAACAGTAACTCAATTTTATTTATTAAAAATGAGCATTCTGAAAACTATCTTAATAAATTCAATGAACTATTGAATAACAAAAAGTCAAGGAAAAAGCATAATAAAAAAACAACTGAAAAAATTTTATTCAAAAAAAGATTGAATGTTATTTTAAAAGCTTTTTTTAAAAAAGATTATACGATTTGGTTGTTCAAAAGATTTATAAAAGGAAGAACAAAATAG
- a CDS encoding T9SS type A sorting domain-containing protein: MISIVSQGQELKPDNHQHYNEQIPTANNIALYKEFVNTKHNKRFSNLDLPVILHIVRKSNGETDYNLSQFISRIPNGFVTINKTSSPLNIRFYLAKINYIDSDYLYAKEAKRQDYVNFLNPNCTNFFITNKGGSFSSFPNSSTTPNAVFFSKNMFGSPAKHVNSNLPHEIGHYLGLFHTHTSTEYGNSYALAENVAREGNQSNCSSTGDFLCSTPADPHNSNDTTDKYGTLYIADKSNFMSYYIEHRNSFTDEQFNIMRNALEYRLNDDRYDLDGYQNQELIQAPKITYIANTTLYNSLKWTNIESNLGYIVERANVSTGSGFEPISGVGKNSNEFVDHNIQNDTEYSYRVIPVNSPNSYSESQNIKTGNVYCNTTNTCDGFGFVPERITLKDNQSTLISLSNIECNNGGISVIDSGDTVIKSHSDISLKIDQSRKQEFFYNVFIDLNGDGEFNTEDEWVVSNEISTDRYSFSTVFNLKTKQIKQGVTSMRIISSFYQNSNDKYLIDNPCDVSLGFTQDITVTLLDQSKEVLWVGNSSSDWFNKSNWSNNSIPDEGTNIVISNKLKHYPIVEDRIIFNSLKLETGASFISSIPISRKITYEKKIDKNEWNIISPPLLNQTVKKLITENELLVNDNDEISLSYFNTNENAWSCFMQDSNEDLTPGQGYSIKLNESQTLMFNGELAVDDVTIPVVKASKTNMNLIGNPHLAYTDAEQFLSTNKELLSEQSIWIWNGEYYQTYNKISPTEIAPAEGFFIDIQKEGNVLFKTSDLHQKTEETSTPQDYFSIELSLENSEYNRSTKLFYAEGKSTEFDNGYDSKVYSKEADFLIFSGLLSSNDNRHLAIQTLPNDGYNNMIIPIGFKTTTREKLTLSAELLNLPEDVEVFLEDKTFNRFINLKNETYEFSPTKNSIDTGRFYIHTRQTIVEETENIVEGYQIFKSDANEITIKNLRLNGLIQVYSIQGKVILDSSFESSETNRIKFNQPASGIYLVAISTEEGKIIKKMKL, encoded by the coding sequence TTGATTTCTATAGTATCACAAGGACAAGAATTAAAACCTGATAATCACCAACATTATAATGAGCAAATACCTACTGCAAATAATATTGCTCTATATAAAGAATTTGTAAACACCAAGCATAACAAAAGGTTTTCGAACTTAGACCTACCCGTAATTTTACATATTGTAAGAAAGTCTAACGGTGAAACTGACTATAACCTAAGTCAATTCATTTCTAGAATACCAAACGGTTTTGTAACAATTAACAAAACCTCATCTCCTTTAAACATACGTTTTTATTTAGCTAAAATAAATTATATAGATTCTGATTATTTGTATGCCAAAGAAGCAAAAAGACAAGATTATGTAAATTTCTTGAATCCTAATTGTACAAACTTCTTCATTACGAATAAAGGAGGAAGCTTTTCCTCATTCCCCAACTCTTCGACAACCCCAAATGCTGTCTTCTTCTCAAAAAACATGTTTGGCTCCCCGGCCAAACATGTTAATTCAAATCTTCCTCACGAGATAGGACATTATCTAGGGTTATTTCACACGCATACGAGTACTGAGTACGGAAATTCATATGCATTAGCAGAAAATGTAGCAAGAGAAGGAAATCAATCAAACTGTAGCAGTACAGGAGACTTTTTATGCAGCACACCTGCAGATCCACATAATAGTAATGATACCACCGATAAATATGGAACTCTTTACATAGCGGATAAAAGTAACTTCATGTCTTATTATATAGAGCATAGAAATAGTTTTACAGACGAGCAATTCAATATTATGAGAAACGCTCTAGAATACCGTTTAAACGACGATAGATACGATTTAGACGGTTATCAGAACCAAGAACTGATCCAAGCTCCAAAAATCACTTATATAGCGAATACAACTCTTTATAATAGTTTAAAATGGACGAATATCGAAAGTAACCTAGGATATATCGTTGAAAGAGCTAACGTTTCAACCGGAAGTGGATTTGAACCAATATCTGGAGTAGGAAAAAACTCAAATGAATTCGTTGATCATAACATTCAAAATGATACAGAATATTCATATAGAGTTATTCCCGTTAATTCACCAAATAGTTACAGTGAATCTCAAAATATAAAAACTGGTAATGTGTATTGTAATACAACTAATACTTGTGATGGATTTGGTTTTGTCCCTGAAAGAATTACGCTAAAAGATAATCAAAGCACATTAATAAGCTTGTCAAACATTGAATGTAACAATGGTGGAATATCAGTAATTGATAGTGGTGATACTGTTATTAAATCACATTCTGATATAAGTTTAAAAATAGACCAATCAAGAAAACAAGAATTCTTCTACAATGTATTTATCGATTTAAATGGAGATGGAGAATTCAATACAGAGGATGAATGGGTTGTTAGTAATGAAATTAGTACTGATAGATACTCTTTCTCTACCGTTTTCAACTTAAAAACTAAGCAAATTAAACAAGGAGTAACTTCTATGCGAATTATTAGTAGTTTTTATCAAAACTCTAATGATAAATATCTTATTGACAATCCTTGTGATGTTAGTCTAGGTTTCACACAGGATATTACAGTAACACTTCTTGATCAAAGTAAGGAAGTTCTTTGGGTAGGAAATTCAAGTTCAGATTGGTTTAATAAGTCAAACTGGTCGAATAATTCAATTCCTGATGAAGGAACGAATATTGTAATATCAAATAAGTTAAAGCACTACCCTATTGTTGAGGATAGAATAATATTTAATTCATTAAAATTAGAAACTGGAGCATCTTTTATATCAAGCATCCCTATTAGCAGAAAGATAACATACGAGAAAAAGATTGATAAAAATGAATGGAACATAATTTCTCCTCCACTATTAAATCAAACAGTAAAAAAATTAATAACGGAAAACGAATTACTTGTTAATGATAATGATGAAATAAGTCTATCCTACTTTAATACCAACGAAAATGCTTGGAGCTGTTTCATGCAAGATTCTAATGAGGATTTAACACCTGGTCAAGGATATTCAATTAAGTTAAATGAAAGCCAAACACTTATGTTTAATGGGGAATTGGCTGTGGATGATGTAACTATACCAGTTGTTAAAGCATCAAAAACAAATATGAATTTGATTGGAAACCCACATTTGGCTTATACTGATGCTGAGCAATTTCTATCTACTAATAAAGAACTTTTGAGTGAACAATCAATTTGGATTTGGAATGGAGAATATTATCAAACTTATAATAAAATTTCTCCTACTGAAATTGCTCCGGCTGAAGGATTTTTCATAGATATACAAAAAGAAGGCAATGTTTTATTTAAAACATCTGACTTACATCAAAAAACAGAGGAAACATCTACGCCACAAGATTATTTTTCTATTGAACTTTCTTTAGAAAACTCGGAATATAATAGATCAACAAAATTGTTTTATGCTGAAGGAAAATCTACTGAATTTGACAATGGCTATGACTCTAAAGTCTACAGTAAAGAGGCTGACTTCTTAATTTTTTCAGGACTTTTAAGCAGTAATGACAACAGACATTTAGCGATACAAACATTACCTAATGATGGTTATAATAACATGATCATTCCAATTGGATTTAAAACAACTACTAGAGAAAAATTAACCCTATCCGCGGAACTTTTAAATCTTCCTGAAGATGTTGAAGTGTTTTTAGAAGATAAAACGTTTAACAGGTTTATAAACCTTAAAAATGAAACGTATGAATTCTCTCCTACCAAAAACTCAATAGATACAGGAAGATTTTATATTCACACAAGACAAACAATTGTAGAAGAAACTGAAAATATAGTTGAAGGTTATCAGATATTCAAATCTGATGCTAACGAAATAACAATTAAAAACTTAAGATTAAATGGTTTGATACAAGTTTACTCAATTCAAGGTAAGGTAATACTTGACTCAAGCTTCGAATCTTCTGAGACTAATAGAATTAAGTTTAACCAACCTGCCTCTGGAATATATTTAGTCGCTATTTCAACTGAGGAAGGTAAAATTATTAAAAAAATGAAATTATAA
- a CDS encoding T9SS type A sorting domain-containing protein, protein MKQKYLLLFLTIFFGLKSFSQTTLTAGDILIIDVQADTPDRFKFITLVDLEAGTQIKFTDDGWLGSSFRGNEGRVEYTAPSLITRGTTIEYTSGDSGAFVEVSGGLGLSGAGDQLIAYQGTEGAPTFIFAVQTNSTQWQTGSNDANQSDLPTGLTNDVNAVAAGAGAGAEEEFDNVYYSGVMTGTGKEISEAVGNSANWSGANAIGYVSPNITLVDVTWNGTTSSDWGTDTNWSSSHVPEKYDNVVIPSSGVTNYPTVSSTPGDVYKITINSGASLIANASISDDVTYIRSLGTTNWYLVSSPVSGEDMTDMRANNSFKTNGSSEISFAPYDNSQAVANDRWAYFSNTATDALVNGKGYSASLSAAGNISFTGSVNSGDVMIALTQGGGSGTNFNLLGNPYTAFVNSATFLTAESGDLASETIYVWNQATSSYETKVTADAFKIAPGQGFFVEANSTNNVSFTGAMQSHEASDTFQRSSRPEVQLYVNDGSNSRYAKLYYINGTTTGFDNGYDGKLFNGLTNSFAVYTHLLSDSQGDNYQVQSLPNSDIETMVVPVGLIAESNKEITFSVNTKNLPQGVNVYLEDRLNNTFVNLSEDDHTITTKSAVNGIGQYYLHTTSARLSNDDIAQNIANVSIYRSANNEITVAGLQSEAKVKVFSLLGEELVNTDINSNGLSKIALPNLSTGVYVVKLNSVLGNITKKIILE, encoded by the coding sequence ATGAAACAAAAGTACTTATTACTTTTTCTAACCATTTTTTTTGGTTTGAAAAGTTTTTCTCAAACCACTTTAACTGCAGGAGACATTTTAATAATAGATGTTCAAGCTGATACACCTGACAGGTTTAAATTCATAACTCTCGTGGATCTCGAGGCTGGAACTCAAATAAAATTTACTGATGATGGATGGTTGGGATCAAGTTTTAGAGGTAACGAAGGTAGAGTTGAATATACTGCTCCTTCATTAATAACTAGAGGAACTACTATAGAGTACACTTCCGGAGATAGTGGAGCATTTGTAGAAGTTAGTGGTGGTTTAGGATTATCTGGAGCAGGTGATCAATTAATTGCATACCAAGGTACTGAAGGTGCACCAACTTTTATTTTTGCTGTTCAAACTAATAGTACTCAATGGCAAACTGGATCTAATGACGCGAATCAATCAGATTTACCTACAGGTTTAACAAATGATGTCAATGCCGTTGCTGCTGGAGCCGGGGCTGGAGCTGAAGAAGAATTCGACAATGTATATTACTCAGGTGTTATGACTGGAACAGGTAAGGAAATATCAGAGGCAGTTGGTAATAGTGCAAACTGGTCAGGAGCGAATGCGATAGGATATGTTTCTCCAAATATTACTTTAGTAGATGTGACTTGGAATGGTACTACAAGTTCAGATTGGGGTACAGATACTAACTGGAGTTCTTCACATGTTCCTGAAAAATATGATAATGTGGTAATTCCTTCTTCAGGAGTAACAAACTATCCAACCGTTAGTTCTACACCAGGTGATGTTTATAAAATTACGATAAACTCAGGTGCTTCATTAATAGCAAACGCAAGTATATCTGATGACGTTACTTATATAAGAAGTTTAGGAACTACTAACTGGTATTTAGTGTCTAGCCCTGTAAGTGGAGAGGACATGACTGATATGAGAGCTAATAATAGCTTTAAAACAAACGGAAGTAGTGAAATTAGTTTTGCTCCTTACGATAACTCCCAAGCCGTTGCAAACGATAGATGGGCATATTTTTCAAATACTGCTACAGACGCTTTAGTAAATGGAAAAGGTTATTCTGCTAGCTTATCTGCGGCAGGTAATATTTCTTTTACAGGCTCGGTTAATTCGGGCGATGTTATGATTGCTCTTACACAAGGTGGTGGAAGTGGAACTAACTTTAATTTATTAGGTAATCCATATACTGCTTTTGTAAATAGTGCAACATTTTTAACTGCAGAAAGTGGAGATTTAGCCTCAGAAACAATTTATGTTTGGAACCAAGCAACTTCTAGTTACGAAACTAAGGTTACTGCTGATGCTTTTAAAATTGCACCTGGACAAGGGTTCTTTGTAGAAGCTAACTCTACAAATAATGTATCATTCACGGGAGCAATGCAAAGCCATGAAGCTTCTGACACATTCCAAAGAAGTTCTAGACCTGAAGTTCAACTCTATGTAAATGATGGATCAAACAGTAGATACGCAAAACTATACTATATAAATGGTACAACTACAGGTTTTGATAATGGATATGACGGAAAATTATTTAATGGATTAACAAATTCATTCGCTGTCTATACTCATCTATTATCAGACAGTCAAGGTGATAACTATCAAGTTCAATCGTTACCTAATTCGGATATTGAGACTATGGTAGTTCCTGTTGGTTTAATCGCTGAGTCAAATAAAGAAATTACATTTTCTGTAAACACTAAAAACTTACCTCAAGGTGTTAATGTTTACTTAGAAGATAGATTAAATAATACGTTTGTAAATCTTTCTGAAGATGACCACACCATTACTACAAAATCTGCAGTAAATGGAATCGGACAATATTATTTACATACAACATCAGCTCGTTTAAGCAATGATGATATTGCTCAAAATATAGCAAATGTTAGTATTTATAGATCTGCTAATAATGAAATTACAGTTGCCGGATTACAATCTGAAGCTAAAGTAAAAGTATTCTCTCTTTTAGGAGAAGAATTAGTTAATACTGATATCAACTCTAATGGATTAAGTAAAATTGCTTTACCTAATTTATCTACAGGAGTATATGTTGTTAAACTAAACTCTGTTTTAGGAAACATTACTAAGAAAATCATTTTAGAATAA
- a CDS encoding phage tail protein, with amino-acid sequence MNSIKKIIGLFFLCFFLSNNTANAQEPFIGEIRMFAGNFAPRNWAFCDGQLLAINSNTALFSILGTQYGGDGRTTFALPDLRGRVAISAGRGPGLQDYRQGPGFGAEFRTLTQAQMPNHTHAASFNGTGGSATIAIPAVADAGANGEPDESQHLATGEFSNQEVQIYSSDEADTTLKPFLAPVTAAGTVTVGQAGASQSFDNRQPYTVVRYIICLQGIYPSRS; translated from the coding sequence ATGAATTCAATAAAAAAAATCATCGGACTTTTCTTTCTTTGTTTCTTTTTATCTAATAATACTGCCAATGCTCAAGAACCGTTTATTGGCGAAATAAGAATGTTTGCAGGAAACTTTGCTCCAAGAAATTGGGCTTTCTGTGACGGTCAATTACTGGCTATTAATTCAAATACTGCATTATTTTCAATATTAGGAACACAGTATGGAGGTGATGGTAGAACAACTTTTGCTTTACCAGACTTAAGAGGTCGTGTAGCTATTAGTGCAGGACGTGGACCAGGATTACAAGATTACAGACAAGGACCAGGTTTTGGAGCTGAGTTTAGAACTCTTACTCAAGCTCAAATGCCAAATCATACACATGCGGCTTCTTTTAATGGAACAGGTGGAAGTGCCACAATTGCCATTCCTGCTGTTGCCGATGCTGGTGCTAACGGAGAACCAGATGAAAGTCAACATTTGGCTACTGGAGAATTCAGTAATCAAGAGGTACAAATCTATAGTTCAGATGAAGCAGACACCACATTAAAACCTTTCTTAGCTCCTGTAACTGCAGCTGGTACAGTTACTGTTGGACAAGCTGGTGCTAGTCAATCTTTTGATAATAGACAACCATATACTGTGGTGAGATATATAATTTGTTTACAAGGAATATATCCATCTAGAAGTTAA
- a CDS encoding phage tail protein — translation MNSIKKIIGLLFVCFFLSNAEVKAQEGFIGEIRMFAGNFAPRTWAFCEGQLLPISQFQALFSILGTQYGGDGRTTFALPDLRGRVAISAGRGPGLQDYRQGPGAGAEFRTLTQLQMPAHTHAASFNGTGGSATIAIPAVADAGANGEPDESQHLATGEFSNQEVQIYSSDEADTTLKPFLAPVNVAGTVTIGQAGASQSFDNRQPYTVVRYIICLQGVFPSRS, via the coding sequence ATGAATTCAATTAAAAAAATTATCGGGCTTCTATTTGTTTGTTTCTTTTTGTCTAATGCTGAGGTAAAAGCACAAGAAGGATTTATAGGAGAAATTAGAATGTTTGCAGGAAACTTTGCTCCTAGAACTTGGGCATTTTGCGAAGGACAGTTATTACCAATTTCACAATTCCAAGCCTTATTTTCAATATTAGGAACGCAATACGGAGGAGACGGAAGAACTACATTTGCTTTACCTGATTTAAGAGGACGAGTTGCTATTAGTGCTGGACGTGGACCAGGTTTACAAGATTATAGACAAGGGCCAGGTGCGGGAGCAGAATTTAGAACTTTAACACAATTACAAATGCCAGCTCATACTCATGCCGCTTCTTTTAACGGTACCGGAGGAAGTGCTACAATTGCTATTCCAGCAGTTGCAGATGCAGGAGCTAATGGGGAACCAGATGAAAGCCAACATTTAGCTACTGGAGAGTTCAGTAATCAAGAAGTGCAAATCTATAGTTCGGATGAAGCAGACACTACATTAAAACCATTCTTAGCACCAGTAAATGTTGCGGGTACGGTTACGATTGGACAAGCTGGGGCTAGTCAGTCATTTGATAATAGACAACCTTACACAGTCGTGAGATATATTATTTGTTTACAAGGAGTATTTCCTTCAAGAAGCTAA
- a CDS encoding TrkH family potassium uptake protein: MDNLNLKLIFRFAGITAVLNGFFMWLAIPFSLYFKEEATLGILNAGIITIFIGLLLYFFNKPDNNKLQKKEGYLIVTLGWITLTITGMLPYLLTGSIPSVTNAIFETISGYSTTGSSILTDIESMPKGILFWRSATHWIGGMGIIVLTIAILPLLGIGGMQLFMAEAPGPSADKLHPRITDTAKRLWLIYVGLTVAEFLLLKVAGMTWFDAINHAMATVSTGGFSTKNSSVAFYNSMPLVQYIIIFFMFVAGTNFVLTYFALKGKVRKVIESEEFKYYSLGILSITVLVTLCIIFFKDPTLQTSIDHPMILGETESAFRHSLFSVISVVTTTGFVTADFTMWSFFITGIFFSLFFVGGSAGSTSGGVKIVRHIVMLKNSFLEFKKSLHPNAIIPVRYDGKAVKQNIVFNILSFFILYMLIFIVGAVILASMGLDIKSALGACASSLGNIGPAIGSVSPVDNFAHLSIPAKLFCSFLMLIGRLELFTVLILFTPFFWKKN, encoded by the coding sequence ATGGACAATTTAAATCTCAAATTAATATTCCGATTTGCAGGAATTACAGCTGTACTCAATGGTTTTTTTATGTGGTTAGCCATTCCTTTTAGTTTATACTTTAAGGAAGAAGCCACTTTAGGAATATTAAATGCTGGGATTATCACTATTTTTATAGGACTACTACTCTATTTTTTTAATAAACCCGACAATAACAAACTTCAAAAGAAAGAAGGATACCTCATCGTTACTCTAGGTTGGATTACACTAACAATTACTGGAATGTTACCATATTTGCTAACAGGTAGTATTCCTTCGGTAACCAATGCTATATTTGAAACGATATCCGGATATTCAACCACAGGTTCTTCAATATTAACGGATATTGAAAGTATGCCAAAAGGCATTCTCTTTTGGAGAAGTGCAACGCACTGGATTGGAGGAATGGGAATTATTGTATTAACGATTGCCATATTACCTTTGTTAGGAATTGGAGGAATGCAGTTATTCATGGCTGAAGCTCCTGGACCATCAGCTGATAAATTACATCCTAGAATTACGGATACAGCAAAACGCTTATGGTTAATTTATGTTGGATTAACAGTTGCTGAATTCTTACTACTTAAAGTTGCAGGGATGACCTGGTTCGATGCGATAAATCATGCAATGGCAACAGTAAGTACTGGTGGGTTTTCTACTAAAAACTCAAGTGTCGCCTTTTATAATAGTATGCCACTAGTTCAATACATTATTATCTTCTTCATGTTTGTAGCAGGTACAAACTTTGTATTGACTTATTTTGCTCTAAAAGGAAAAGTAAGAAAGGTAATTGAAAGTGAAGAATTTAAATATTATAGTTTAGGAATACTTTCAATAACTGTGTTAGTTACGTTATGTATAATCTTTTTCAAAGATCCAACATTACAAACTTCTATAGATCACCCAATGATATTAGGTGAAACAGAAAGTGCCTTCCGTCACAGTTTATTCTCAGTAATCTCTGTAGTTACTACAACAGGTTTCGTTACCGCTGATTTCACAATGTGGAGTTTCTTCATTACAGGAATTTTCTTTTCGCTCTTTTTCGTTGGAGGTTCTGCAGGGTCAACATCCGGAGGAGTTAAGATTGTTAGACATATTGTGATGTTAAAAAATAGCTTTCTTGAATTCAAGAAATCGTTACACCCAAATGCTATTATTCCTGTACGCTATGATGGAAAAGCTGTGAAACAAAATATTGTATTTAATATACTTTCCTTCTTTATATTATATATGTTAATTTTTATTGTTGGAGCTGTTATATTAGCTTCAATGGGTTTAGATATAAAATCTGCTTTAGGTGCTTGTGCCTCGTCATTAGGAAATATCGGACCTGCTATAGGTAGTGTTAGCCCTGTGGATAATTTTGCTCATTTATCTATACCTGCAAAATTATTTTGTTCTTTCTTAATGTTAATTGGTCGTTTAGAGCTATTTACTGTATTAATTTTATTTACTCCTTTCTTCTGGAAAAAGAATTAA
- the trkA gene encoding Trk system potassium transporter TrkA, translated as MKIIIAGAGDVGFHLAKLLSYESQDTYIVDLNGDRLNYINNHLDVITKKGDATSIKLLKEIGIGSADLLLAVTESQNTNFTISVVGKALGVKKTIARIKNPEFLSSDVVDFKDFGVDFMISPEELAAEEIKQLLYQSSFNDTVAFENGLFNVMGTTLGYKSPIVDLTVKEAKEKFNMVDFITIAIKREGIAQTIIPRGDTEYKMNDQVYFSVPNYSIEKLYPICGKEHIEIKNVMILGGSSIGMKTARNLCKEDFKVKLIEKKREKALTLAEDLRSTLVINGDGRDLELLEEENIRDMDAFIAVTGDSETNIMSCLVAKSKGVKKTVALVENMDYINISQTIGIDTLINKKLIAASNIFRHIRKGEILALANLHNVDAEVFEFEVQANAKVTEKPIRDLRFPREAVFGGIIRNGEALMSFGNMQIQAGDHVIVFCLPEAISTVEDLFN; from the coding sequence ATGAAAATTATAATAGCCGGAGCAGGAGATGTTGGATTTCATTTGGCTAAGTTACTTTCGTACGAATCTCAAGACACTTACATTGTTGATTTAAATGGTGATCGATTGAATTACATCAACAATCACTTAGATGTAATCACAAAAAAAGGAGATGCAACTTCAATTAAATTATTGAAGGAGATTGGAATAGGTTCTGCTGATTTATTATTAGCAGTAACCGAAAGTCAGAATACCAATTTTACAATCTCTGTCGTAGGAAAGGCTTTAGGAGTTAAAAAAACAATTGCTAGAATTAAAAACCCCGAATTCTTAAGTAGCGATGTTGTAGATTTTAAAGATTTTGGAGTTGATTTTATGATTTCTCCAGAAGAATTAGCTGCAGAAGAAATTAAACAGTTACTCTACCAATCTTCTTTTAATGATACGGTTGCTTTTGAAAATGGTCTTTTTAATGTAATGGGAACAACTTTAGGATATAAATCTCCTATTGTTGATTTAACTGTTAAGGAAGCCAAAGAAAAATTCAACATGGTTGATTTTATCACCATCGCCATTAAAAGAGAAGGAATTGCTCAAACTATAATACCAAGAGGAGATACGGAATATAAAATGAACGATCAGGTTTATTTTTCTGTTCCTAATTATAGTATAGAAAAGTTATATCCTATTTGTGGTAAAGAACACATTGAAATTAAAAATGTGATGATTCTCGGTGGTAGTAGTATTGGTATGAAAACGGCGCGAAATCTTTGTAAAGAAGATTTTAAAGTAAAGCTGATTGAAAAGAAAAGAGAAAAAGCACTTACTCTTGCTGAAGATTTAAGATCTACATTAGTGATCAATGGTGATGGTAGAGATTTGGAACTATTAGAAGAAGAAAACATTAGAGATATGGATGCTTTTATTGCCGTAACTGGTGATTCTGAAACAAACATCATGTCATGTTTAGTTGCTAAATCAAAAGGTGTAAAAAAGACTGTTGCTTTAGTTGAAAATATGGATTATATCAATATTTCTCAAACTATTGGAATTGATACACTGATTAACAAAAAATTAATTGCAGCGAGTAATATTTTTCGCCACATAAGAAAAGGAGAGATATTAGCACTTGCAAACTTACATAATGTAGATGCTGAAGTTTTTGAATTTGAAGTTCAAGCAAATGCCAAAGTAACTGAAAAACCAATTAGAGATTTGCGTTTCCCTAGAGAAGCCGTTTTTGGTGGAATTATTAGAAATGGAGAAGCATTAATGTCATTTGGTAATATGCAAATCCAAGCAGGAGATCACGTAATTGTTTTCTGTTTACCTGAAGCAATTTCTACAGTAGAAGACCTATTTAATTAA